One Brassica napus cultivar Da-Ae chromosome C2, Da-Ae, whole genome shotgun sequence DNA window includes the following coding sequences:
- the LOC125582412 gene encoding uncharacterized protein LOC125582412, which yields MIPSRLVELPEYQIEETSMKLPEMIFADGEEPVGVRALTYQSSRSINTILNALDEEEIQFIRQSSFGKLVDITEKPAFSDRFARFLLSRQLKVEKKYEAWFRFAGKPIRFSLREFVIVTGLPCGEFPKKYKLKKKKNINDKLYWPELFGSLEEMRVSRAIKMLRKRTVTEKDIRMKLACLAIVFSVLLSTNLKMKMLKEHAELLGDMEESLPSPGLVIVEAVPSLTEVVKESCSSSESDSDEDDVDGVASKTKKKTLSPEHTREVDKKEKVLLWSILPQDPARPVDESVLVWPDEVVDIKVAYMLSCISANHVFTKNMFRGGVTKGDVERMREKAKAGGRKKALPSKGKESPVLNQIDGDIAAVVASVKEVFACSVAFAAKVIATVKGMLKSLKTEIMSSRSRINTPSPLSLQNLREGLMGWRMDEFFQTQPPFLVMEMMR from the exons ATGATTCCCTCGCGTCTTGTTGAATTACCAGAATATCAAATCGAAGAAACGAGTATGAAGCTACCGGAAATGATATTCGCCGACGGCGAGGAACCCGTCGGAGTAAGGGCTCTTACATACCAGTCATCGCGTTCCATCAACACCATTCTCAATGCTCTCGATGAAGAAGAGATTCAGTTTATCCGACAATCATCTTTCGGCAAGCTTGTCGATATCACAGAGAAACCCGCCTTCTCCGATAGATTTGCCCGATTCCTTCTGTCGAGACAACTGAAAgtggaaaaaaaatatgaagcTTGGTTCCGATTCGCTGGAAAGCCCATAAGATTCTCGCTCCGAGAGTTTGTCATAGTCACCGGTCTTCCCTGTGGCGAGTTCCCCAAGAAATataagctgaagaagaagaaaaacattaaCGACAAACTCTACTGGCCTGAGCTTTTCGGAAGTCTGGAAGAGATGCGTGTATCTAGGGCGATTAAGATGCTCCGGAAAAGAACTGTCACTGAGAAAGATATCCGGATGAAACTAGCATGCCTTGCAATTGTATTCTCTGTTCTGTTATCCACTAATTTGAAGATGAAGATGCTGAAGGAACACGCGGAGTTGCTTGGGGATATGGAAGAGTCTTTGCCTTCTCCTGGG CTTGTTATTGTTGAAGCTGTTCCTTCGCTAACTGAAGTAGTCAAAGAATCTTGTTCGTCATCAGAGTCTGACAGCGATGAAGATGATGTTGATGGCGTGGCAagtaaaacaaagaagaaaactcTAAGCCCTGAACATACCCGCGAAGTAGACAAAAAAGAAAAG gttttgctgtggagtatacttCCCCAAGACCCAGCAAGACCGGTAGACGAGTCGGTGCTTGTATGGCCTGATGAAGTTGTTGACATAAAAGTAGCGTACATGCTTAGTTGCATTAGCGCTAATCACGTATTTACAAAGAATATGTTCAGGGGTGGGGTAACCAAAGGCGATGTAGAAAGGATGCGTGAGAAGGCCAAAGCAGGAGGGAGAAAGAAAGCACTACCTTCGAAGGGTAAAGAGTCACCAGTT CTTAATCAAATTGATGGTGATATTGCTGCTGTTGTTGCCTCTGTCAAAGAGGTTTTTGCCTGTTCTGTTGCGTTCGCAGCCAAGGTTATTGCAACTGTCAAAGGAATGTTGAAGTCTTTGAAGACTGAGATCATGTCATCTAGGTCGAGGATAAATACTCCATCCCCTCTGAGTCTCCAAAATCTACGGGAGGGCCTGATGGGGTGGCGGATGGATGAGTTCTTCCAAACACAACCGCCGTTTCTCGTGATGGAAATGATGCGATAA
- the LOC125581806 gene encoding uncharacterized protein LOC125581806, whose translation MYLYERYMFHLKKMVKNLSRVEGSIVAQMINEETSNFAEYYFPAEVQTKNRRPVLHDDRGKRATYPVTVSDIFTDVGRLSGKPKDRRLTEQERSHLQTYLLTNCEDVLQYERIFMAEKLFEYRYATEDELEEMKQRDFARWMFIYVSALNKLKYHLSHIYTNSHLLI comes from the exons atgtatctgtatgagcggtatatgttccatttgaagaagatggtgaaaaatttaagtagggtggaaggttctatagtcgcacagatgatcaatgaagaaacttcaaactttgccgagtactactttccagcagaagttcagaccaaaaacagaagacctgttCTGCATGATGATAGAGGAAAACGGGCAACATATCCTGTTACGGTttcagacattttcacagacgttgggcgacttagcggaaaaccaaaggaccgtcgacttactgagcaggagcgcagtcatttgcaaacatatttgctcaccaactgcgaagatgttcttcaatatgagag gattttcatggcagaaaagctgttcgaatatagatacgccacagaggacgaactagaagaaatgaagcagagagattTTGCTAGATGGATGTTTatttatgtgagtgctttaaacaaattaaaatatcatttatcacatatttatactaattcacatttattgatataa